Below is a genomic region from Fulvia fulva chromosome 5, complete sequence.
CGGGGATATCTGCAATAAATCGTTCGAACACAGCTATCTAATCCCGCGCAACATGAAAATCAGCCTGCCTTCTCCGGCTCATCCAACATCCAATATCCACCACTTTCATCAAAAGCCTTCTCGAACCCAGGCACGAGCTCTTCCAACGGCTTCGCGTCAATGGTCGGATATTGAGTGCAAAAGGTAGGCCCCATCTTGTACTTCGCCTTATCCGGGAAGTACTTCATCTCATCACCACCAATGTAGACCTGGAAAGGTTTGCTGTGGTCGGTATCGTACTCATACTTCTTGTACACCTGGAATATGCCGCCATTCTGCTCGCGCTGCCACTTCATGACTGGTTTCTGCATGGTTTTGAGTAGACCACCATGCATGAACTGAGGTCTTCCGTCGGGATGGTATTGCAGGAAGCTGTGACCGCAGTAGAAGCTTGATGTTTCCGACTCCTTGCTCAACGTCCCGACGCTGGTGATGGCGTTTCTTGGTCTGCCGTATGTCGTTTTTAGAGCATGCCATGCAAAGCGGAACGTGTCTTTGTCTCCCAGTAGGATATTGTAGTAAAAGCTTTCTGCATATCTGCCGTTAGCATCAAGGCGAGGTGCGTTGAGCCATGCCGCAAGTTGCAGGTGGTAGAAGAACTTCGACTTGTTGACAAGCAGTTGGCCACTTTCCTGCTCGAACTCATCTGGACGGCATAGGGTGTTCGTGATTGACCATATTGGATTGTCGGCTCGAGTCCTATCTGTCATCAGTCATGGTCTAGAATCGCTCAAGACAACGTTTCCTCTCGTACCTTGCTATGTCGGGCCAGAAGATCGTGCCATATTCTCGGTACTCATCCGACTCCCACAGCGATTCTggagctataataggtatgttGTCTGAGTCTAAAAGCAATGGCTCAGCAAAGCGGGAGTTTATCAGAGCTGCAGTCTTGAGGTTGTCTGTTCCGATGTCAGTCTCCCGGCACAAAATCCATCCTTCTGTCACTGGCGCTTACAGTGGATTCCTCTTCCAGGAGTGTCGTCGTACATGGTACGATAGATGTTCGATTGCGACGACAAGTCGTTGAAGTACAGCAGTGGCCACAAGTTAGTCAACTTCTTCCGCTTATCGTCGTCCATCTCTTTCCCCCAGTAGTGTATTTCGATGGGTAGCTTAGAGCCCAGCTTCGCAAGCTGTCTCATCATGACCATTATCCGTTTGACACTCCTTCCAGAACCGCCAACAATAACAATCCCGCGGCCCTCGAATCTGTGGCCATGATCTTTCCACGGTATCAGACCTTTCATAACGAATTTCTGCCAGATTGCTCTCTGTTCATCGTGGTCCTCTTGGGGCCAAGGCCGCAGCGTCCAGGAACTATTGAGCATGAATCCTCCTTCGCCATCGCCAAACTGGAAGTTCACGTTGCCAGGGTCGGCGAAGTGGCACGCATCTTTTGCTTGCTGCCATGTCACGCGGGGAGCTTTGATCACGGCATCGAAGTGAGCACGGAAAGCATCTGGATTCGACAGTCTGTGCGCATCCAGCCGAACTTTGCCATCACTCTCAGTCGATAATGCTTCTGTGTCCGGTGTCTGAACAGCTTCTGCTGCAACCGCTGCCGTCCCTGACTGTCCGGTCGCCTCTTTCTGCTGCTGCTCCAACTTCTCTTGCTGCTTCCTCCAGAGATCCTCCACACCTCCAAGCTCATGGCGCTGTTCCTCTGTTGTTGGAATCCCAGCTCGCTGTCCCTGATGCCATGATCTGTCGTTTCCCCAGACGGTGACAAAATACAGGAATAGAAGTGCAGTCACGATGGCGGACACCACTAATCTCGGCGTACTACATGCGCGGTTCACTCGGTACGACATGAGCATCGCAGCAGATTGCCCCCGGGTGTGAAGAGGAAGGAGACCTACTGCAGTATTGGTTATCCCGTTGTGGGCGTTAAACGGTCGCGACGTTCAAGGCCCACGCCTCGATCTCGTGCGGCTTGCATGTCGTCCTGCGGAGAATGCATCCTGCCGAGTGCCATCGCCGTTGGGAGGTGCCACACTACCTAGGTACGCAAGCCATGGTCCAGATGTGAAGAAACTAGTGGAGATCTCCGTGGTTGAAAGCTTCTTTCCTGGAGAGTCAAACGGCGCGGCCCAGGTGGTCCTGCCTCGGCATGAATCGGCCAGAGCCATAACAAGCAACCACAATGCAGATGTCGAAGAGCAATGCATGATACTGTTGTGCCATCCTCTCGTGGGCAAGTATGTGCCCCAATAATGCCTGCAATAGTGCACAGCAGTCATCGCTACTGCAACCCTCGCATTCCTGACAACAATTAGCAGCGACAACAGCTTACCTCACGAAGCATATCATGCAGAGAAGGTGCCTCCACTGTACGTGTTGATCAGCACCATCTCATCAGTCACTAAGGTGCGCACCAGGGGTGACCGCACTCGACAAACCTCCTTGACAGGCCGTATGGTTTGGCAGCCTGCCACAGTCTTCACTCAGCACTCGCGGCGACTCCACCTGTTGAAAGGAAGCGTGCTTGTTGTCGTGGTCCCTCGGTCGTTGCAATAGTGCTACCGATGGCGAGGCTGCACTCATATCGACACTCTTCTGGTGGCGCTTGCTTTTCTTCTACAGCGTCTTGCAGCAGCGGAGTAACATTTGGTTTTAGCGGCCGCTGCCAACGAAGCCGGCTGAGATAATTTGCTGGAATCCTGGATTTTGCTAGGATACTCGGGAAGAGAATGTGACTCTGCTGCTGACAGACGCTGTACGTCAAATTCTGCACATCTATATGTGTCTCAGCCGATCGACAAAGCGGCCACATTGTACTTTGCCGGGTGTTTATCGAGAAGACGCAGCATCATCCTGAAGTGTCTCCGAAAGCCGACAGGAGTACGAGGATTCTCGGATAGAGACGAAGATGGAGAGGCAAGTCTTGGAGCGAGATGTTCTGCTACAGTCCTTGGCGAAATCACATCCTTGCAAAGCAAGAATAGCAACATCCATGACCTGCTTGCTAGGATCCCATCCGCGAGCCACAACTTGTTACACACTAAACTGACGACTGCAATAGAATACGAGTCTCTTATTCTGGAGCATCTCTTCAACTAAGCAGCGCCGTACGAGGTTTTGTCTCTCGGGCCTACTCCGATGGCGACACTGTACTGGTCTAAGTAATGATAGCAGGCACTGCTCGGGGAGTTTCCGCCGGACTACAGCGTCTGTCCGCAGCGGAAGGTTATCTTTTTGTGCCTTTAGTGCCCGTACCAGGTTTTCGCGTTTGTGAACTGCTGCAATCCCTGCTGCCGCCTGCTATAGTTGAACAAAATAACCTTCCGCTGCGACAAGACGCTGTAAATGCCTGAGTTGAGTCTCCTGTACCGATGATCACCCCAGGTTACAGCCTCGTCCGTCGTTGACGAGCAAGGAGACATGGGCCAAAGGTTTATAAGTGCTGGCATGCCCACACGACTGGGAAGCACTCGACATCTATCACGCCGCCAAACAAACAAAACAACACCATGAAGTCCTTCATCGCCGCCACCTTCGTCGCTGCAGCCGCTGCCCAGGCCGGCACAACTGAACCACTCCGCTTCACCGGTTTGGCCCAAGGGCCCTCTGGCACCCTTCTCAACGCCGGCGTCATCAACGCCAACGGCGGCTCCTTCTGGATCGGCAAGGACACAGTCACCAGCGTCCCAGCAAACACAGATTCTCACTCCGTCATCGGCCAAAGCAACACCAAGAACGGCAACACCACCATCTTCACCTACCTCAACAGCCAGAGCACCTTCAACCTCGACGTGGTCGTTCCACGAGGCCAGGCCGTCTTCGTCAGCCTGCCCGGCGGCAAGCTTAAATTCACTAAGGGTAACCATGCTGCTGCAGGGCGTTCACTTACACACGGCTTCGCGAATGTTTACGATGCGACGTTGAAGTTTGAGGGGAAGGGGTGGCTGGGCTGTGGAAATGATGCTACTGGGTATGAGATCTTTGCTGCGAGCAGAGCGCCGGCCAATAAGGCTGGATGCCAGCGGTTCTCGTGGAAGTTGAAGCAGGTTGATGCTGTGGTCGATGGTGGCCCAAGCCAGGCATACCAGTACGTCTAGAGGGAAGGTCAGCACACTGAAGCGCCACGATACGGCAGATAGAGATTATCAGGTGGGGGAACAGGTGTAAATGTCTGTAGCATGGCATACACTGCAATTGCTCGTCGTGCCCGCCGATTAGCAAGTCTCGCATGAGGGTTCCTCGTTCCAGCCTTCGGGGTCTGCAGAGCTGAGGTTCGTGACAGAACCCTCATCTGGAAGCACGGAGCACAGCGCTGCTAGCTCGATCCTCCCCTTTATGCTTATACCATTTCGTCGTACTCTTCCTCGCACTCACAACAGTGGAGGCAAACCTTGCACCTCTCACATCGCTCTTCCTTCTTTCTTGCCTCGTCCTTCTTTTCTCGAAGAGCCTCTTCAAGCACGCTTTTAAGCACATCCGCAGCAAATTGTGGCACAGCCCTGGCGACTTCCCAGAACCTGCCACCACCAGAAGTCTCCTCGTACAGCGAGGCGCCATTCAGGGCTGCGATCATCACGCTGTATTTCCTGAGCTCCAGGAGATTGTCCGCCTCTGGATGTCGGTGTAGCTCTTCAATGGCATCAGTGAACGCGGCCTCGTACAACTCATTCCCGGCGCGGTCCTTGAATATCCTAGCGGCGACACCAGCAAGCCTATCGAGGCCACCCTTCTTTGCAGTAGAGTAAACGTGAACGTTGAATACAAGAGGCATCCAGTCGTCTTCTTCCAGCCAATCACAGCCGTCGTAATCGCCGGTGTACAGAAAGTGGATGAGGGCATGGACAGCATCTGGCAAGTCACCCTGGAGGGTGATGACGTCTTTTGTAGCTTCCTATGGCACAGTCAATACACGTTGGGGTGACAAGACTGTAGCGAGATACGCACTTTGCTATTGCGGTCGCATGCTGTGGCGAAAAACTCGCACTGCGAGCAGACGACGATTTTGTGGACAGCCCAGCTTCGGTCGCCACATCGGATCTCGAGGTCGGACCAGCGTGAGTCGGTGAAGAGGCTAATTTACTGTCAGGTCAGTACTCACCTTGTTGATGGAAGGAGCCTCACCTTTTGACACAGCCGGAAAGCGGCCTGACTGCTGTTGATACGATGTCGAAATTCATGGTGTTCGTGTTGTGCCGCTTGAAATGACGCCAGATGTTGATTTTGGCGGACGTATATCCGTCCACGAAGTTGAGTGCGCTTGTCGCAGAAGCCTAGAGTCCTCGAGCGATGCCTTCTTTCACTTGCACTTCACTTCAGACTGACTTCAAGCTCAATTTTCGCCAATGTGAGCTTGGCGTGATACTGCGACTGCGCAAGAGCAGAGGACGCCGTGGGATGCAGTACCGGCGGCAACTTTCGATCTTCATTCTCGAATGACCGTGGAGGGACTCCTTTACTCAGGCACCTTGCCGTCGCCATCCAGAATTGGAGCCAGTGCACGTTCCTAAGCTGCCTGAAGACTGGGAAGCCATATATGCTCGTTTTTGGTATCATGATCTAGCATGGGCTCGCGACCAGCTGTTGGTAAGTGGTATAAAGGAAGACGCGGTCGATACAGACGGCTCCATTTTAATGTCCGCAGCTTCTTCGCAATACCAGTCGCTCTGACAGATTGTTGCCCGAGTAGTTTGCTAAGAATGTATCATGCTGGCGGCATCACTTCGACGAAGGAGCATCGTAGCGGCAAGGCGTACCTGGTTGCTTCAGCACCTGCGTCTTAAGGAGTGAATACCGCGTACCCAGCTCAGGCCATCCACTGCGGCTCCGCAAATGCCTCCAAGCCCCATGATGGCCAGGACAGGATTGAAAGGCCGTCTACTCATAAAACCTTCGAGAAAAACATTGCCCGAAAGCGAAACTCGCAAACATCTTCTGCTCTGATCACATGGAGATCCATCCCGGCCGTAACACTCACGCCGAAGCCGGCTAAGCGCTCCCACGGTATAACCTAATGTCACGGAAGCGACCGTTGCCGCGAGACCGTGTCGATATTTGTGCTCCGTCACTAGGCCATTACCCATGGTCTAGGCGTGCAGTACCCCGATGAGTACGTAGCGCGTGCGCGATGCTTGTGATGCTTGCTTGCAGGGTGCCGGTCGGTGTTAACGGTCGTCAGCCGTCGAAAGGGCAATGTGGTACCGTATTTGTTTGTGGGCAATCGAGCCGATGACCGCTGATGTTTCCACGATATCATGTGGCAGCAGCAAGGGGTCGTGGAGGCCCACCGACGGTTGGGTCGGTGACCGCACCAGTCAGGTCGCAGTTCCGCCCGGTAGGCGCTTCATCCTGACCACTCGTCGTAGACGGGTAAGCGCATGCTGCAGTTGGTAACGTTATAGCGGGACTCGAAAAGTCCTGCGAAGCGCGTTTCGGCGTTAATTTCAAGGCTGCCTCTAGGGTCCCGAGGCCTGCCGCCGACACTGCTTCCACCAACCAGGCCGACGCTATTGAACGGCTCTGGGAGTCTTCTGTCAATACCAAGACATCAACCTTCACCGTCTTCTTCCCTGTCTCGAGAAACCAACACTTCGTCCTGGACCACTGGAACTTGCCTTTATTACAGCGTCTGCGAACATCGGATCGACAACTCGAAGTTTACTGCCGCCGGGCTCTTGCTCGTTGATTTGTTGCAACCCCGGGTTCGCCATGATGAGTGATCGACGCGGGAACAGTCTTGTTACCCGCTTGCTGTCCGAAGAGGCCGTAGCTTGATGAAGCTATGTTCAAATCACCAGCCATTGGTCAGTTCTCGATTTCCTAGCATCGTGCGGCTAACATCGACCACGGTCGTATCGGATCCTTAGCACTTCGCAAGCGCGCGGGTAAATCCTCTCCCGACCAGGATATGTTCGCCGTCGGAGCGGCGTATATGCCGATACGCTTGCGAGATGGTGAGGATCCGACATGACCGTGGTCGATGTTATGCCTCAATGTCGGTCTCCAACGAGCAGGCCAGGCGGTGTGTTCTGAAGTCAATGATCACTTTCGGCGTAGGGAGATGGTATAAGAGCCCAGTCCGTCGTCCGTAAAGCCCACTCTGGATAACAAGTCCGTCGAGACAGTCGAGAATATCCTGTCCATCGAAACTTCGGCACACCCAATCGTCGTACCGCCCATCATGCAGTTTTCGATCTTCTACCAGATCCTTGCTGCCCTCGCACTGGTCCAAGTCGCGGTTGCGGCCGGATGTACATCATCTAGTGTATGGTCGAAGGCAGAGCTGAACATCGAGTATGAATACTGACAGATACAGCAATGTGGACATCCCTTCAAATGCTTGGTCTGTAAGTAGTCCGTTTGACTGAAAGCATACTGCCCAAGCCAGTCGGCCTTCTTACTTTGCCCTCCACGTATAGGTCCAGGAGGAGGCACATGCACGTCCGGTAGCGAGTGCAGGAACACTGCAGGTTGCTCCTGCCCTCCTTGAAGTTGAGCGAGGTGGTGTGGGGGACAAGCGTCGAGCTGTCAAGGCGAGACCACAGGTGCAATGGTGGACCCCAAGAGTGTTTGCGGCAAAGAGGGTAACACCCTGGAGATGGCATGTATATTAATTGTTCGTCGCAGGAGTGGATCCTGCGTCGATTCATTGATGATTACTACACGTAAAATAAGCAAGTGGTCCATGATTCATTACCTTTCAGTCTCTCCGCGACTTGCTGAGCCCCCGTCGTTCGCTCCCGCGGACGGGACAAGCCTTCAACCATATGTATCCGGCGAAGTCGGTGGTGGCTCGCTCAAGTGCTCTGGTACAGCGTCTTCGAGCGTTGCAGTCACAGGTGTCCTTACCTGCCGTGATTACTGAGTGATTCGCTACGATGCCGAGTTTAGCTGGGATGGCCGCTTCACTTCGGCGACAGTTGTGACGCCTAGGCTCGAAGACGCTGTATTGGCAAGAACAGGGTAGCCATACATCCCGTGGAAAGCCTTGCGGATAAAGTAGTGACCGCTCAGGTCGGTCGCAACGGCTGTCCTTGACCATCCGCGTCAGTTTTAACAGTTTTAACGGAACTTTGGCATCGGCGAGCGCCTCGCGTAGTTTGCTATGCTCTGCAACTGCTTGAGCACGCCCATACATCCAAGTGAACAGGTTTGTAGCGAAGAGGACGCGCTCGGCCGCAACGGACTTGGTCGAATAACTCTCTTGTTGGAAGCCACAATTCAAAGTTTGGGGCGCCGCTGCTGACACAGCTGCTTTGACTGCACTTCATCTTGTACGCTTCGTTCCTTCTCTTGTCTTTAAGCGTCCTGGTGCGACCGTATGCACGGCTTGTCTTTGAATGTCTCCTCTTCCTCATCTTCCAACCGGCGATGTGCCGCGCATATCCACGTTCCAGATCTCGGCCGCCGACCGGTTGAGGCGCGAAATGGCGCCGGTGAGATATACGGCAGTTGAGCGATGGTACCCGCGGACTGCGATGTTACAGAAGTACAGAGTGTACTGAACGTAGGACAATTGAAGATGATGTCTCGACTTATGCAAGGTCGATCACCACGCTAGTCCTAGCGGAGAAAGGGGGACTCCCCTTCACTTCACTGTTGCTGGACTTCAAGAAACAGCGTTCTTCTCGCACTCCATGTCACAAAGATGACAGCCAACAACATCCACCCATACCTCACGGAGCCAGACATCATCGTCCTCGAGAACTTGTTCGAGGATGTCGCCAACAAGAACACCTCCGAGAGAAACACATCCG
It encodes:
- a CDS encoding Ecp32-2, which encodes MKSFIAATFVAAAAAQAGTTEPLRFTGLAQGPSGTLLNAGVINANGGSFWIGKDTVTSVPANTDSHSVIGQSNTKNGNTTIFTYLNSQSTFNLDVVVPRGQAVFVSLPGGKLKFTKGNHAAAGRSLTHGFANVYDATLKFEGKGWLGCGNDATGYEIFAASRAPANKAGCQRFSWKLKQVDAVVDGGPSQAYQYV